A portion of the Streptomyces coeruleoprunus genome contains these proteins:
- a CDS encoding tetratricopeptide repeat protein, whose translation MGAKITYFVTAAFLAVWFVLVGGRGVALIQQGTAITVTLGIAALVLPGIGVWFLWMNTRFVTRANRLAAELEAEGGLPVDELRRTPDGRIDRDSADEVFARRRAETEDAPDDWRCWFRLAVAYRDARDTPRARKAMQRAIALHDSGPAAS comes from the coding sequence ATGGGTGCGAAGATCACGTACTTCGTCACGGCCGCCTTCCTGGCCGTCTGGTTCGTCCTGGTCGGCGGCCGCGGCGTGGCACTGATCCAGCAGGGCACCGCGATCACCGTCACGCTCGGGATCGCGGCGCTCGTCCTGCCGGGCATCGGCGTGTGGTTCCTCTGGATGAACACCCGCTTCGTCACCCGGGCCAACCGCCTGGCGGCCGAGCTGGAGGCGGAGGGCGGCCTGCCCGTCGACGAGCTGCGGCGCACCCCGGACGGGCGGATCGACCGCGATTCGGCCGACGAGGTGTTCGCCAGGCGCCGCGCGGAGACGGAGGACGCCCCGGACGACTGGCGCTGCTGGTTCCGGCTCGCCGTCGCCTACCGCGACGCCCGGGACACCCCGCGGGCCCGCAAGGCCATGCAGCGCGCGATCGCCCTGCACGACAGCGGGCCGGCCGCGTCCTGA
- the thyX gene encoding FAD-dependent thymidylate synthase produces MSDTPAEDLKPSFRSDVTVELVKHSAADTDVLWAARVSTAGEQSLDELKKDPERSKGLINYLMRDRHGSPFEHNSMTFFISAPIFVFREFMRHRVGWSYNEESGRYRELEPVFYVPDTSRKLVQEGRPGKYVFVEGTQEQHDLVTGTMEASYVQAYEAYQEMLAAGVAREVARSVLPVGLYSSMYATCNARSLMHFLGLRTQHELAKVPSFPQREIEMVGEKMEAEWAKLMPLTYAAFNNNGRVAP; encoded by the coding sequence GTGAGCGACACCCCCGCCGAAGACCTCAAGCCCAGCTTCCGCAGTGATGTGACCGTCGAGCTGGTCAAGCACAGCGCTGCCGACACGGACGTGCTCTGGGCCGCCCGTGTCTCCACGGCCGGGGAGCAGTCGCTCGACGAGCTGAAGAAGGACCCGGAGCGGTCCAAGGGCCTGATCAACTACCTGATGCGGGACCGGCACGGCAGCCCGTTCGAGCACAACTCGATGACGTTCTTCATCAGCGCCCCGATCTTCGTGTTCCGCGAGTTCATGCGCCACCGCGTGGGCTGGTCGTACAACGAGGAGTCGGGGCGCTACCGGGAGCTGGAGCCCGTCTTCTACGTGCCGGACACCTCCCGCAAGCTCGTCCAGGAGGGCCGCCCCGGCAAGTACGTCTTCGTCGAGGGCACCCAGGAGCAGCACGACCTGGTCACCGGCACCATGGAGGCGTCGTACGTCCAGGCGTACGAGGCGTACCAGGAGATGCTGGCCGCCGGCGTCGCCCGCGAGGTGGCCCGCTCGGTCCTCCCGGTCGGCCTGTACTCGTCGATGTACGCGACGTGCAACGCGCGCTCGCTGATGCACTTCCTCGGCCTGCGCACCCAGCACGAGCTGGCCAAGGTGCCCTCCTTCCCGCAGCGCGAGATCGAGATGGTGGGCGAGAAGATGGAGGCCGAGTGGGCGAAGCTGATGCCGCTGACGTACGCCGCCTTCAACAACAACGGGCGCGTCGCCCCGTAG
- the dapA gene encoding 4-hydroxy-tetrahydrodipicolinate synthase: MAPISTPQTPFGRVLTAMVTPFTADGALDIDGAQRLATHLVDAGNDGLVVNGTTGESPTTSDAEKDQLVRAVLEAVGDRAHVVAGIGTNDTHHTLELARAAERAGAHGLLAVTPYYNKPPQEGLYRHFTAIADATELPVMLYDIPGRSGVPIETETIVRLAEHPRIVANKDAKGDLGRASWAIARSGLAWYSGDDMLNLPLLSVGAVGFVSVVGHVVTPELRALLDAHLTGDVQKATEIHQQLLPVFTGMFRTQGVITTKAALALQGLPAGPLRMPLVELSPEETAQLKIDLAAGGVQL, encoded by the coding sequence ATGGCTCCGATCTCCACTCCGCAGACCCCCTTCGGGCGGGTCCTCACCGCTATGGTCACGCCCTTCACGGCGGACGGTGCGCTCGACATCGACGGCGCTCAGCGGCTCGCAACCCATCTCGTGGACGCCGGCAACGACGGCCTGGTCGTCAACGGCACCACCGGCGAGTCCCCGACCACCAGCGACGCGGAGAAAGACCAGCTCGTACGGGCGGTCCTGGAGGCGGTCGGCGACCGCGCCCATGTCGTCGCCGGCATCGGCACCAACGACACCCACCACACCCTCGAGCTCGCCCGCGCCGCCGAGCGCGCCGGCGCGCACGGCCTGCTCGCGGTGACCCCGTACTACAACAAGCCCCCGCAAGAGGGCCTGTACCGCCACTTCACGGCGATCGCCGACGCCACGGAACTCCCCGTGATGCTGTACGACATCCCCGGCCGGAGCGGCGTCCCCATCGAGACCGAGACGATCGTCCGGCTCGCCGAGCACCCGCGCATCGTCGCCAACAAGGACGCCAAGGGCGACCTCGGCCGCGCCAGCTGGGCCATCGCCCGCTCCGGCCTCGCCTGGTACTCCGGCGACGACATGCTGAACCTCCCGCTGCTCTCCGTCGGCGCCGTCGGCTTCGTCTCCGTCGTCGGCCATGTCGTCACGCCCGAGCTGCGCGCCCTCCTCGACGCCCACCTCACCGGCGACGTCCAGAAGGCCACGGAGATCCACCAGCAGCTGCTCCCGGTCTTCACCGGCATGTTCCGCACGCAGGGCGTGATCACCACCAAGGCCGCCCTCGCGCTGCAGGGCCTGCCCGCGGGCCCGCTGCGCATGCCGCTCGTGGAGCTGTCCCCGGAGGAAACCGCACAGCTCAAGATCGATCTCGCCGCCGGCGGGGTACAGCTGTAG
- a CDS encoding SpoIIE family protein phosphatase: protein MAEPGVETRTRSSVITARAAASFEPVGRSVATARAFVRDTLQGWGYSDVVDDAVVLTSELVTNAVIHAGTAADVLCLRIEHGVRVEVADHYPEREVPIQGASQAFVHPDRENGRGLLLCAALASRWGVEYSPTKKQVWFQLDLPERPVGTRHAGPALPPDLLPVADERVRVAVVQVDQAGAITSWNGDAAHLFGYAADQVVGKQLGDFAAWPHTPGTGTGLAEALQLSRWEGSYGLRGADGRVVPVYASHLRVRDTHGEPSTVCLLVRDYERAVLQTPPRAPVGDTGGEGRSVDPFEVFIGSPAPDDLDGLLQRTVERARDMLDGDSAFLLLATDDETELEVRATTGLPSARQRFARVPVEAGTSRYASARMPAVHEDLTAVPGAVPLLNGTGMRSVVTVPLKVEGRLTGSLGVAAEAAGRYSNEEALRLQFAADRIALAVESARLGELERLRRGSLSFLVEASDLLAGTLDRDQTLALMAQMTVPTLATWCAVYTIADQSSDPYLSYVLHEDEERIDGLKDLLSRIAPPDPVPTPGARVWNAPAEEAHQAALRASVQELGRDSAPLSSGIDTTLATATAVGGETVVLPLVARNRVIGMLTLGKPSEDHFRQEILELAEDLSRRAALALDNARLYSERMAISQSLQRSLLPPGLPQIAGVEVDVIYRAAGEGNEVGGDFYDLFPIRDKAYGFAIGDVCGTGPEAAAVTGLARHALRLLAREGFGGPAVLERLNAAILDEGARSRFLTLLYGELWPQEDGSALLKVVCAGHPLPLRLRQDGTVEPAAEPQPLLGVMDDLELYEQTVTLDPGDVLLCVTDGVTERREGTRMLGDDGLTEVLRTCTGLTAGAVAARVLRAVERFAAEPASDDMAILAMRVPELHRQ from the coding sequence ATGGCGGAGCCGGGCGTCGAGACGCGTACGAGGAGTTCTGTGATCACCGCGCGGGCGGCTGCCAGCTTTGAACCTGTGGGGCGGTCGGTCGCGACTGCCCGGGCCTTCGTACGGGACACGCTCCAGGGATGGGGCTACTCCGACGTCGTCGACGACGCCGTCGTCCTGACCAGCGAACTCGTCACCAACGCGGTGATCCACGCCGGCACCGCCGCCGACGTCCTGTGCCTGCGCATCGAGCACGGCGTCCGCGTGGAGGTCGCCGACCACTACCCCGAGCGCGAGGTCCCCATCCAGGGCGCCTCGCAGGCCTTCGTCCACCCGGACCGCGAGAACGGCCGGGGCCTGCTCCTGTGCGCCGCCCTCGCCTCCCGCTGGGGCGTCGAGTACTCCCCCACCAAGAAGCAGGTGTGGTTCCAGCTCGACCTGCCCGAGCGCCCGGTCGGCACCCGCCACGCGGGCCCCGCCCTGCCCCCGGACCTCCTGCCCGTGGCCGACGAGCGCGTACGCGTCGCCGTGGTCCAGGTCGACCAGGCGGGCGCCATCACGTCGTGGAACGGTGACGCCGCTCACCTCTTCGGGTACGCCGCCGACCAGGTCGTCGGCAAACAGCTGGGCGACTTCGCGGCCTGGCCGCACACCCCCGGCACCGGCACCGGCCTCGCCGAGGCGCTCCAGCTGTCCCGCTGGGAGGGCAGCTACGGGCTGCGCGGCGCCGACGGCCGTGTCGTCCCCGTGTACGCCTCCCACCTGCGGGTCCGCGACACCCACGGCGAGCCGTCCACGGTCTGCCTGCTCGTACGGGACTACGAGCGCGCCGTCCTCCAGACCCCGCCCCGCGCCCCCGTCGGCGACACCGGCGGCGAGGGCCGCTCCGTGGACCCGTTCGAGGTCTTCATCGGCTCCCCCGCCCCCGACGACCTGGACGGGCTCCTCCAGCGCACGGTGGAGCGGGCCCGCGACATGCTCGACGGTGACTCCGCCTTCCTGCTGCTGGCCACGGACGACGAGACGGAGCTGGAGGTACGGGCCACGACGGGCCTGCCCTCGGCCCGCCAGCGCTTCGCCCGCGTCCCCGTGGAGGCCGGCACCAGCCGGTACGCCTCGGCCCGCATGCCCGCCGTCCACGAGGACCTCACGGCCGTCCCCGGCGCCGTCCCGCTGCTCAACGGCACGGGCATGCGCTCGGTCGTCACCGTGCCACTCAAGGTCGAGGGCCGGCTGACGGGCTCCCTCGGCGTCGCCGCGGAGGCCGCCGGCCGCTACTCGAACGAGGAGGCCCTGCGTCTCCAGTTCGCCGCGGACCGTATCGCGCTGGCCGTCGAGTCGGCCCGCCTCGGCGAGCTGGAGCGGCTCCGCCGCGGCTCCCTCAGCTTCCTGGTGGAGGCGTCCGACCTGCTGGCCGGCACCCTCGACCGCGACCAGACACTCGCCCTGATGGCCCAGATGACCGTGCCCACCCTGGCCACCTGGTGCGCCGTCTACACCATCGCCGACCAGTCGTCGGACCCGTACCTGTCGTACGTGCTCCACGAGGACGAGGAGCGCATCGACGGCCTGAAGGACCTGCTGTCCCGCATCGCCCCTCCCGACCCCGTACCGACGCCGGGCGCCCGCGTCTGGAACGCCCCCGCCGAGGAAGCACACCAGGCCGCCCTGCGCGCCTCCGTCCAGGAGCTGGGCCGTGATTCGGCGCCCCTGTCCTCCGGCATCGACACGACGCTGGCGACGGCCACCGCGGTCGGCGGCGAGACGGTCGTCCTGCCCCTGGTCGCCCGCAACCGCGTGATCGGCATGCTCACCCTGGGCAAGCCCTCCGAGGACCACTTCCGCCAGGAGATCCTGGAACTGGCCGAGGACCTGTCCCGCAGGGCCGCCCTGGCCCTCGACAACGCCCGCCTGTACAGCGAGCGCATGGCCATCAGCCAGTCCCTCCAGCGCAGCCTCCTGCCCCCGGGCCTCCCGCAGATCGCCGGCGTCGAGGTCGACGTCATCTACCGCGCGGCCGGCGAGGGCAACGAGGTCGGCGGCGACTTCTACGACCTGTTCCCCATCCGCGACAAGGCGTACGGCTTCGCCATCGGCGACGTGTGCGGTACGGGCCCGGAGGCCGCGGCCGTCACGGGCCTGGCACGCCACGCCCTGCGCCTCCTGGCCCGCGAGGGCTTCGGCGGCCCAGCCGTCCTGGAGCGGCTGAACGCCGCCATCCTCGACGAGGGCGCCCGCAGCCGCTTCCTCACGCTCCTGTACGGCGAGCTGTGGCCGCAGGAGGACGGCAGCGCGCTCCTGAAGGTGGTGTGCGCGGGCCATCCGCTGCCGCTGCGCCTGCGGCAGGACGGCACGGTGGAGCCGGCGGCGGAGCCGCAGCCGCTCCTTGGCGTGATGGACGACCTGGAGCTGTACGAGCAGACGGTCACCCTGGACCCGGGCGATGTGCTGCTGTGCGTCACGGACGGCGTGACGGAACGCCGTGAGGGCACGCGCATGCTGGGCGACGACGGCCTCACCGAGGTGCTGCGGACGTGTACGGGCCTGACGGCCGGAGCGGTCGCCGCTCGCGTCCTGAGGGCCGTGGAGCGCTTCGCCGCGGAGCCGGCGTCGGACGACATGGCCATCCTCGCGATGCGCGTCCCGGAGCTCCACCGGCAGTAG
- a CDS encoding pitrilysin family protein: MTSRSSRTTARTSPEARAVARTQTLLPGKDGIGTVRRTTLPGGLRIVTETLPSVRSATFGIWAHVGSRDETPALNGATHYLEHLLFKGTHKRSALDISAAIDAVGGEMNAFTAKEYTCYYARVLDTDLPLAIDVVCDMLTGSLILAEDVDAERGVILEEIAMTEDDPGDVVHDLFAKTMFGDTPLGRPVLGTVDTINALTRDQVARFYKKHYDPTHLVVAAAGNIDHATVVRQVRRAFEKAGALTRTDAVPVTPRDGHRAIRTAGRVELLNRRTEQAHVVLGMPGYARTDDRRWALGVLNTALGGGMSSRLFQEVREKRGLAYSVYSYTSGFADCGLFGVYAGCRPSQIHDVLRICRDELDRVAHEGLADDEIARAIGQLSGSTVLGLEDTGALMNRIGKSELCWGDQMSVDDMLAHIASVTPDDVRAVAADLLGQRPSLSVIGPLKDKQADRLDEAVA; this comes from the coding sequence GTGACGTCCCGTAGTTCCAGGACGACGGCCCGCACCTCCCCGGAGGCGCGGGCCGTCGCCCGTACCCAAACGCTTCTCCCCGGCAAGGACGGCATCGGCACGGTCCGCCGTACGACCCTGCCGGGCGGCCTGCGCATCGTCACCGAGACCCTGCCGTCCGTACGCTCCGCCACCTTCGGCATCTGGGCGCACGTCGGCTCCCGCGACGAGACGCCCGCCCTCAACGGCGCCACGCACTACCTGGAGCACCTCCTCTTCAAGGGCACGCACAAGCGCAGCGCCCTCGACATCTCCGCCGCCATCGACGCGGTCGGCGGCGAGATGAACGCCTTCACGGCGAAGGAGTACACCTGCTACTACGCGCGGGTCCTCGACACCGACCTGCCGCTGGCCATCGACGTCGTCTGCGACATGCTGACGGGCTCGCTGATCCTGGCGGAGGACGTCGACGCCGAGCGCGGCGTGATCCTCGAAGAGATCGCGATGACCGAGGACGACCCGGGCGACGTCGTCCACGACCTGTTCGCCAAGACGATGTTCGGCGACACCCCGCTGGGCCGCCCGGTCCTCGGCACCGTCGACACGATCAACGCCCTCACCCGCGACCAGGTCGCCCGCTTCTACAAGAAGCACTACGACCCCACCCACCTGGTGGTCGCGGCGGCCGGCAACATCGACCACGCCACCGTCGTACGGCAGGTCCGCCGCGCCTTCGAGAAGGCCGGCGCCCTCACCCGCACCGACGCCGTCCCCGTCACCCCCCGCGACGGCCACCGCGCCATCCGCACGGCCGGCCGCGTCGAGCTGCTGAACCGCAGGACCGAGCAGGCCCACGTGGTGCTCGGCATGCCCGGGTACGCCCGTACCGACGACCGCCGCTGGGCCCTCGGCGTGCTGAACACCGCCCTCGGCGGCGGCATGTCCTCGCGCCTCTTCCAGGAGGTCCGCGAGAAGCGCGGCCTGGCCTACAGCGTCTACTCCTACACCTCGGGCTTCGCCGACTGCGGCCTGTTCGGCGTGTACGCGGGGTGCCGCCCCAGCCAGATCCACGACGTGCTGCGCATCTGCCGCGACGAGCTCGACCGGGTCGCCCACGAGGGACTGGCCGACGACGAGATCGCCCGCGCCATCGGCCAGCTCTCCGGCTCCACCGTCCTCGGCCTGGAGGACACGGGAGCGCTGATGAACCGCATCGGCAAGAGCGAGCTGTGCTGGGGCGACCAGATGTCGGTGGACGACATGCTCGCCCACATCGCGTCCGTGACCCCCGACGACGTCCGCGCGGTGGCGGCCGACCTCCTCGGACAGCGCCCCTCGCTGTCCGTGATCGGCCCGCTGAAGGACAAGCAGGCGGACCGCCTCGACGAGGCCGTCGCCTGA
- a CDS encoding ribonuclease J translates to MSHPHPELGAPPKLPAGGLRVTPLGGLGEIGRNMTVFEYGGRLLIVDCGVLFPEEEQPGVDLILPDFTTIRDRLDDIDGIVLTHGHEDHIGGVPYLLRLKPDIPLIGSKLTLALIEAKLQEHRIRPYTLEVAEGQREQLGHFDCEFIAVNHSIPDALAVAIRTPAGMVVHTGDFKMDQLPLDNRLTDLHAFARLSEEGIDLLLSDSTNAEVPGFTPHERDISNVMRSVFANAQRRIIVASFASHVHRIQQILDAAHEYGRRVAFVGRSMVRNMGIARDLGYLRVPAGLVVDVRTLDDLPDDEVVLVCTGSQGEPMAALSRMANRDHQIRIVQGDTVILASSLIPGNENAVYRVINGLTRWGANVVHKGNAKVHVSGHASAGELLYFYNICKPRNLMPVHGEWRHLRANAELGALTGVPKDRIVIAEDGVVVDLVDGKAKIVGKVQAGYVYVDGLSVGDVTEVALKDRRILGEEGIVSVFVVVDSTTGKIVGGPHIQARGSGIDDGAFDAVIPKVEDALNRSAQDGVVEPHQLQQLIRRTIGKWVSDTYRRRPMILPVVVEV, encoded by the coding sequence TTGAGTCATCCGCATCCTGAACTCGGTGCGCCGCCGAAGCTGCCCGCGGGCGGACTGCGCGTCACCCCGCTCGGCGGTCTCGGCGAGATCGGCCGCAACATGACCGTCTTCGAGTACGGCGGCCGACTGCTGATCGTCGACTGCGGCGTCCTCTTCCCCGAGGAGGAGCAGCCCGGCGTCGACCTGATCCTGCCGGACTTCACCACCATCAGGGACCGCCTCGACGACATCGACGGCATCGTGCTCACGCACGGCCACGAGGACCACATCGGCGGCGTCCCCTACCTGCTGCGCCTGAAGCCGGACATCCCCCTCATCGGCTCCAAGCTGACCCTCGCCCTGATCGAGGCGAAGCTCCAGGAGCACCGCATCCGCCCCTACACCCTCGAGGTGGCCGAGGGGCAGCGCGAGCAGCTCGGACACTTCGACTGCGAGTTCATCGCGGTCAACCACTCCATCCCGGACGCCCTGGCCGTGGCCATCCGCACCCCCGCGGGCATGGTCGTGCACACCGGCGACTTCAAGATGGACCAGCTGCCGCTGGACAACCGCCTCACGGACCTGCACGCCTTCGCGCGCCTCAGCGAGGAGGGCATCGACCTCCTCCTGAGCGACTCCACGAACGCCGAGGTCCCCGGCTTCACGCCGCACGAGCGCGACATCTCCAACGTCATGCGCTCGGTCTTCGCCAACGCCCAGCGCCGGATCATCGTGGCCAGCTTCGCCAGCCACGTCCACCGCATCCAGCAGATCCTCGACGCCGCCCACGAGTACGGCCGCCGGGTCGCCTTCGTCGGCCGCTCGATGGTCCGCAACATGGGCATCGCCCGCGACCTCGGCTACCTGCGGGTCCCGGCCGGCCTGGTGGTCGACGTCAGGACGCTCGACGACCTCCCGGACGACGAGGTCGTGCTGGTCTGTACGGGTTCCCAGGGCGAGCCGATGGCGGCCCTGTCCCGCATGGCCAACCGGGACCACCAGATCCGGATCGTCCAGGGCGACACGGTCATCCTGGCCTCGTCCCTCATCCCGGGCAACGAGAACGCGGTCTACCGCGTGATCAACGGCCTGACCCGCTGGGGCGCCAACGTCGTGCACAAGGGCAACGCCAAGGTGCACGTCTCGGGCCACGCCTCGGCCGGCGAGCTGCTGTACTTCTACAACATCTGCAAGCCCAGGAACCTCATGCCGGTCCACGGCGAGTGGCGCCACCTGCGCGCCAACGCGGAGCTGGGCGCGCTCACGGGTGTCCCGAAGGACCGCATCGTCATCGCCGAGGACGGCGTCGTCGTCGACCTGGTCGACGGCAAGGCCAAGATCGTCGGCAAGGTCCAGGCCGGATACGTGTACGTCGACGGCCTGTCGGTCGGCGACGTCACGGAGGTGGCCCTGAAGGACCGCCGCATCCTGGGCGAGGAGGGCATCGTCTCGGTCTTCGTGGTGGTCGACTCCACCACCGGCAAGATCGTCGGCGGCCCGCACATCCAGGCACGCGGCTCCGGCATCGACGACGGCGCCTTCGACGCGGTCATCCCGAAGGTCGAGGACGCCCTGAACAGGTCGGCCCAGGACGGCGTGGTCGAGCCGCACCAGCTGCAGCAGCTGATCCGGCGCACCATCGGCAAGTGGGTCTCCGACACCTACCGCCGGCGCCCGATGATCCTGCCTGTGGTGGTGGAGGTCTGA
- the dapB gene encoding 4-hydroxy-tetrahydrodipicolinate reductase translates to MSKLRVAVLGAKGRIGSEAVRAVEAADDMELVAALGRGDRLESLVEAGAQVAVELTTPDSVMDNLDFCVRHGIHAVVGTTGWTEDRLSRLGGWLDASPDTGVLIAPNFSIGAVLTMKFAQIAAPYFESVEVVELHHPNKVDAPSGTATRTAQLIAAARAEAGCAPQPDATATALDGARGADVDGVPVHAVRLRGLLAHQEVLLGGEGETLTIRHDSLHHSSFMPGILLGARRVVTTPGLTFGLENFLDLG, encoded by the coding sequence ATGAGCAAGCTGCGCGTGGCCGTTCTCGGCGCCAAGGGCCGTATCGGCTCCGAGGCCGTACGAGCCGTGGAGGCCGCCGACGACATGGAGCTGGTCGCGGCCCTGGGCCGGGGCGACCGGCTGGAGTCCCTGGTCGAGGCCGGCGCCCAGGTCGCGGTCGAGCTGACCACGCCCGACTCGGTCATGGACAACCTCGACTTCTGCGTACGCCACGGCATCCACGCCGTCGTCGGCACGACCGGCTGGACCGAGGACCGCCTCAGCCGGCTGGGCGGCTGGCTGGACGCGTCCCCGGACACCGGGGTGCTCATCGCGCCGAACTTCTCCATCGGCGCCGTGCTGACCATGAAGTTCGCGCAGATCGCGGCGCCGTACTTCGAGTCCGTCGAGGTCGTCGAGCTGCACCACCCCAACAAGGTGGACGCCCCCTCCGGCACGGCCACGCGCACCGCCCAGCTCATCGCGGCCGCCCGCGCCGAGGCGGGCTGCGCCCCGCAGCCCGACGCGACCGCCACGGCCCTGGACGGCGCCCGCGGCGCCGACGTCGACGGCGTCCCGGTCCACGCGGTACGGCTCCGGGGCCTGCTCGCCCACCAGGAGGTGCTGCTCGGCGGCGAGGGCGAGACGCTCACCATCCGGCACGACTCGCTGCACCACAGCAGCTTCATGCCGGGAATCCTGCTCGGCGCCCGCCGAGTGGTCACGACCCCGGGCCTGACCTTCGGCCTGGAAAACTTCCTCGACCTCGGCTGA